The DNA region GGGATCGGCGGCGGCACATTCGCTCCACTCACCGGCTCCTCCTTGGGTGCGTTTAGTAACTTAACCAGCCCCCATATCGCCAGCCCTAGCCCAACCACGACAATCAACGCAGACACCCCGAACACACCGAATATCAGCTTGAAAACCTCCATGAAGCGCGACTTCCCAAACGAAAACACACGCGGCTCAAAGCGCCCATCCACAACAACCGTCAACTGCTCCGGCCCATCCAAATCCACATAGCCCACACTCCGACTCGACCTCCCGCCACTGGTCGATGAAAACGACCGATCCGCGAAAAATGCCACCCGCTCGCCTGCTCCATCAGTCACCACAACCTCCAATCCATCCGGCAAATCCTCGGGCCGATGATAATTCCGCCCGTCATAGAAGCTTTGGAAGTCATTCATCAAATAATAGCGACCAGACTCAGCCGCTTGATAGTCGATCGCGCCCGGCCCAAGGAACTGTTGTTGCTTCGTCTCCTGAGTGATCACCGGCAAAATCCACAACACCGGCACCACAAACACCCCGGCAAACAACAACACAATCCCCGCGATCAAAGTCTTCAGTCCCTTCTTCATACGCCCCATTGCTAGCGGATACCCTCCACCAAAGCAACACCTCCCCCGCGCTGGTGGGTCGACATTCCCGTCGACATCCACCCCAGAGCGCAGCGACCACTCTCTCCGACGCCGGCTACCTCCCCCCCCTCCCCCTCGTGAGGGAATGAAGGAATACTCACGCAGTGACTCCAAGACGCAAAGGATCCTAATTCGCCCCCGATTCAGCGCGCCTCGACCCTCACTGGTCTGATAGCCACGAAAAACACAAAGAGTCACAAAAGCCCTTCATCTCTCCACAACACGCGACGCCCCCTCGGACCGCCGGTTTCCCATCAGGCCGCCAAACCCAACGGAGCGCAGCGACCACTTCCCCACTGGAACGCCGAGCTCCAGATCGGCAAACCGCCCGATCCGGCGCAGCCGCACTGCAAACCTAACCACGCAAAGCAAATAGCCTCACGCAAAGCCCCCAAAGCCCCAAAGTTTCCGTTCTTCAAAGCCTCTGTGCCCTTCGTGTCCTCTGTGGTTCCAATCACATCACCCGTGATCGCCTTTACGAATCCGCCGATTCAAATCATCACCATCCTGTAAATCCTGTCTAAAAAGCACCAACCCGGAGCGCAGCGACCACTTTTACAACATAAAACCTAACCACCTAAAACGCCCTCCTGAAACCTCTGTGCCCTCCGTGTCCTCTGTGGTTCCAATCATATCCCCGCAATCGCCTCCAGCGATCCGCCGACTCAAATCATCCCCATCATGTAAATCCTGTCTAAAAAGCACCTACCCGGAGCGCAGCGACCACTCTCCCAACATAAAACGTAACCACATAAAACCTAAAACAGCCCTACCCGGACACCCTCCATCCCCCCACTTTGCATCCTGCGATATCGGCGTATACTGTCGCCGTTGTGTCACTCCTGCCACCCAAGCCACCTGTCTCGTCCGCCGCACGTCACGTCGTCTTTTTCGATGCCGAATGCCTGATGTGCGACGGCACCGTGCGCCTGCTCATGGACAGGGACGAAGGCAATGTCCTCCATTTCGCCACGCTCCAAGGCCCGCACGCCCGCAAGCTCATCGACGACGGCCATCTGCCCGACACACATGACCTTCTCGGCACACTGGTTTTCGCCGAAAACCTCGGCGATCCCACCCACCAAAAGGTGACCCTGCGCTCGACTGCCGTCCTCCGCATCTGTGACAAAATCGGCGGCTGGTGGCGCGTCGTGGGATGGCTTCGCATCATCCCCCGTCCAGTCCGCGACGCCGTCTACAAGTTCATCGCGGCCAACCGCTACAAGTGGTTCGGCAAACGCCCGAACGACGCCTGCTTCCTCCCCGATGCCGACCAGGCCGCCAAGTTCATGGACTAAGCGCCCGCAACGCATCCACTCCGGCGCATCCCTTCATTCCGGGACACTCACGCAGAGACCACGCTGTCGCTAAGACGCAGAGCCTCCAACGCGGAGAACCTTCGGGCCCTTCGAGCTTCCAAGCACATCAACGCTGATCGCTCTCACGGATCCGCAGATGACGCCGATTCCGCAGATTTTTTTGGCAGGAACGGCGTTCAGGAAAACCGGTCATCTGCTCAAAGGGCCATGTCGCCCTCATCCGGTTTAATAGCCACGAAAAGGCATCCTATCTCCGCAACACGCAGAGCCCCTCGGACCGCCGGTTTCCCATCCGGCCACCAAACCCAACGGAGCGCAGCGACCACATTGCCAACATAAAACTTTAATCACCTAACCACCTAAAACGCACATTCCTCACACAAAGCCCCCAAAGACCCAAAGTTTCCGTCCCTCAAAACCTCTGTGTCCTCTGTGTCCTCTGTGGTTCCAATCACATCCCCGCAGTCGCCTTCAACGATCCGCAGATGACGCCGATTAAAATCATCACCATCCTGTAAACCCTGTCCAAAAAACCTCCCCCCAGAGCGCAGCGACCACTTTTCCACTGGAACGCTGAGCATTGCTCGGCAAGCCATCCCATCCGTCGCAGCCGCACTAAAAACCTAACCACTTAAAACACACATTCCTCACCCGCTGCGGATCATCACGTGGTCCATCGGGCTCTTCACCCCGCAGCCATTCACGCCTTTGGCCACGTGCGTATAGATCTCCGTCGTCGTCACATCCGCGTGGCCCAGCAGTTCCTGGATCGTTCGCAGATCCGTGCCGCCTTCCAGCAAATGGGTGGCAAAACTATGACGCAGCGTGTGACTCGTCACCCGCTTCTGCACCCCGGATGCGGCCACCGCACGCCCCAGCGCCCGACTATAACTCTTCGCCAGCACATGATGCCTGCGCACCAGCCCCGTGGTCGGATCGCGCGACATCTCATCCGCTGGAAACATCCAAAACCACGCCCACTTCTCCCCCGCCTTCGGCCACTTCCGCTCCAACGCCGGAGGCAGCCACACACCCGGGGCCTCCGCCTCTCGATCCTTCTCATACAACGCCCTAAGCGACTCCTTGTACTCCAGCCAGCGGTCACCCATCCCCTGCGGCAACACCGTGACCCGGTCCTTGTCGCCCTTACCACCGTGCACCGTCAACTGCCCACGCTCCAGATCCACATCCTTCACCCGTAACTGCACCACCTCCTTGATCCGCAACCCAGCTCCATACTGCAACTCCGCCATCGCGCGCCACCGCCCCTCCATTTTGTCCAGGATCGCCACAATCTCCGCCACCGACAGCACCGTCGGCATCCGCCTGGGCGTTTGCTTCAGAGTCACCATCAAATCCACCTCCTCCCGACCACACACATCGCGGAAAAAAAACGCCAACGCATTCAGCGCCTGCTTCTGCGTCGCAAACGCCACCTGCCTCTCATCCACCAGATAGGCCAGCCAATCCCGCGCCACCGCCGAATCCATCACCCGCTCCTCGGTCTTGGCCCACACCGCAAACCGCCCGCACCACCCCGCATAGGTCTCCCTTGTCCTCAGCGCCAACCCGCGCCGACACCCCACACGGTGCACCGCTTGCCGCACCCGTTCATCCAGCGTCGTTGGGGTCACCCCACGCTCCCGACACCGCTCCAGCCAATCCAAATACCACCGCATCGCCTCCGCCCATTGGTCCAGCTGCCAACGCTCACGCGGCGCACTCAGCACCTGCGCCCGCCAAAACTCCCGCGCCGATTCCGCCCCCGGTGCCAGCCGATACCGCTGCCGCCACTGGTCATACCACCCCACCACCACTTCATACCGCGCCTGATCCTGGGCCGACACATCACGCGCCGCCAACAAATCATCCCGCCATGAGACATTTGAACACCTGTTCATAGGAACACACTAAACCTCCCAACCACACCCAGCCCAGCAAAAAATCGCTCCTTAACATCCGCTGACATTCCAATGAATCGAAGCGAATGTTCAACTCCAACACCTCTCCCAACCATCAACCAATCCAAACTTCTCCCCGCCACCAAAAAAACCACCCCAAACCGCCCCCAATCCTTGACTCCATAGGCCCTGCCGCCCACACTCCCTCCCTCAAACCACCCGCCCCAAGCTCACCCGATATTGAGCCCGTGGGCGTAAACTAATACTGTTCTCCAAAAATAAATGCGACCACTCCTTATCACCATGGGTATTCTATCCTTTTTCAGTTCAAGCAAGGGGCAGGAAAAGCCTCATAAACAACAGCCAATCGCCATTGTTGTGGATCTCAAAGAACATAAGATTGGCTCAACCTTGCTAGGTTCTTCAATTGCTGCCACCGACTCTTTTCAGACAGTTGGACAAGGTTGGGAGGTTGGCACCAAAAATGGATTACTAGACTACGGGCTCTTTGAGATTGGTTGCTTCCAGGGCTCTTACACTCGCGCTGGAGAGCCCATCGAGATTGGAAAGGACACAACTCAGAATGACATTTTGAAGATGTTCGGAGAGCCATACTGGACTGACCGTTCCGATGGCGAGGTCATTATGTTCTATGAGTATAAGGCTGGGACAGTTGAGCTTCAGTTCGAGTTTCCGGATGGCAAGTCTCTCGGCATTATCACGCTCCTAAAGGATGGTGTTCTATCTGAAGCCACCCAGCGCAAAGCATATGGAGTGACCAAGCCTTGGCCGCCAAAGTAATCGTCTGGGAGAACAAGCCGGCGCAGCCAACCGCGATAACGCTGGATGTTGTTCGCAGGATCTGTAGGCTTTCACAGTTGCCTGGCGCGGTTGTCTGGCCTTTTACGTTCGCCCCAAAAATGAACCTTCTTGCAGACATCGAAATTGGGCGGATCGTGAGCGTATCGTTGATCGCGATGGTAGTCCCGATTGTACTCGGCTTCCTTTATCGATCAGCTCAACGAGATTCACATCAGGCGGCCACAGAGAAGCGAGTCGATTATCCGAAGACGCTCAAGATACTCGTTTGGGCAGGATGGGGCTTCACGATTGCGATTGCCATCATTGCAGCCTTCACGGCTAGAGGACACGATTTTTGGCCCGCCTTCTTGTGTGTTCTACTTTTCGTTGGACTCACCCTATCTCTCCATCTGG from Sulfuriroseicoccus oceanibius includes:
- a CDS encoding thiol-disulfide oxidoreductase DCC family protein — its product is MSLLPPKPPVSSAARHVVFFDAECLMCDGTVRLLMDRDEGNVLHFATLQGPHARKLIDDGHLPDTHDLLGTLVFAENLGDPTHQKVTLRSTAVLRICDKIGGWWRVVGWLRIIPRPVRDAVYKFIAANRYKWFGKRPNDACFLPDADQAAKFMD
- a CDS encoding integron integrase produces the protein MNRCSNVSWRDDLLAARDVSAQDQARYEVVVGWYDQWRQRYRLAPGAESAREFWRAQVLSAPRERWQLDQWAEAMRWYLDWLERCRERGVTPTTLDERVRQAVHRVGCRRGLALRTRETYAGWCGRFAVWAKTEERVMDSAVARDWLAYLVDERQVAFATQKQALNALAFFFRDVCGREEVDLMVTLKQTPRRMPTVLSVAEIVAILDKMEGRWRAMAELQYGAGLRIKEVVQLRVKDVDLERGQLTVHGGKGDKDRVTVLPQGMGDRWLEYKESLRALYEKDREAEAPGVWLPPALERKWPKAGEKWAWFWMFPADEMSRDPTTGLVRRHHVLAKSYSRALGRAVAASGVQKRVTSHTLRHSFATHLLEGGTDLRTIQELLGHADVTTTEIYTHVAKGVNGCGVKSPMDHVMIRSG